The Candidatus Zixiibacteriota bacterium genome includes the window TGTAGTCATCGGTGGTTTAATTACCTCAACCCTTTTGACTTTGCTGGTGGTGCCGGTAACCTATGTGATGGTGGATAATTTTGGAGAGTTTTTAAAAAGGAACATTAAAATCGGTGGATAAAAAATAAGGAGGGAATATGCTGAAGTCCTGTCTGAAAATAACTCTGGTTGTTTTTTTCATTCTCTGGTTTAGCTCTCCTTCCTTTTCTCAGGAGAAACTAATCCTGAACCTGGAGAAAAGCCTTGAAACCGCTTACCAGAATAATAGAACCCTTTTGAGCCAGAAGGAGAAGATCAGGTCTTCAGGGTTTAAGATCTCAGAGGCGAAATCAAGTTTCTACCCTCAGCTTTCATTTCAAGGGACTTATACATATTTAGGGGTAATTCCCAGTATTAGTGTTTCCGTTCCTGGTTTTTTCAAGGGAGAGTTCAAAACCGGTTTTCACGATAATTTCGATTTTGGGCTTTCACTCCAGCAGTCGATTTTCACCTGGGGAAGAATCCAGAACAGTTACTCCCTCTCCAAGTTGAATCTCAAATTGGAGGAGGAGAATTATAATAAAAATAAGCAGAAAATAACTTATGATGTGACCAGCTCTTTCTATTCGGCTCTTTTAGCCCGGGAGCTTATCCAGGTAAGGGAGGAGGCTCTAAAGAATATCGAAGAACATCTTAAAACCGTAGATTTGAGATACAAAGCTGGTCAAGCCTCAGAATTCGATCTTTTAAGGGCAAAGGTTCAGTTAGCCAATGCCAGACCACCGTTACTTCAGGCAAAACAAGCATATGATTTAGGTTTAAGCTTTTTTAAAAACATATTAGGACTTGCTCAAGAGGCAGAAGTTGAGCTGAAGGGTGAGCTTTTTTTCAAACCAGTAGAAGTAAAACTGGAAAGTGCAACTCAAGAAGCTCTTTTACAGAGGCCGGAACTGAAATCTTTAGAGCTTCAGAGGACGATAGCACAAAAGGGTCTGGCAATTGCTCGGGCTGGTAACAAGCCTTCACTATTTGGCATCGCTAATTACGATTATGAAAACCCTTTTTACGGCGAGAAGAGATGGGATAGTAACTGGAATATCACCTTCTCTTTGAGTTTCCCCTTGTTTGATGGTTTTGCCACACGCTCTAAAGTTAATCAAGCCGGGTCAGATTTGAAACAATTAGACCTGGGAGAACAGGATTTAAAAGAAGGTATAAAATTGGAGGTAAAAGAGGCAGTCACCAGCCTTGATTTAGCCAAAGAGACGATCCTTTCTCAGCAAGAAACTGTCAATCAGGCAAAGGAAAGCCTGCGCATTGCCAAGGTTCAATATGCCCAGGGGATAATAACCAGTTTAGAGGAAATGGATGCCG containing:
- a CDS encoding TolC family protein, with amino-acid sequence MLKSCLKITLVVFFILWFSSPSFSQEKLILNLEKSLETAYQNNRTLLSQKEKIRSSGFKISEAKSSFYPQLSFQGTYTYLGVIPSISVSVPGFFKGEFKTGFHDNFDFGLSLQQSIFTWGRIQNSYSLSKLNLKLEEENYNKNKQKITYDVTSSFYSALLARELIQVREEALKNIEEHLKTVDLRYKAGQASEFDLLRAKVQLANARPPLLQAKQAYDLGLSFFKNILGLAQEAEVELKGELFFKPVEVKLESATQEALLQRPELKSLELQRTIAQKGLAIARAGNKPSLFGIANYDYENPFYGEKRWDSNWNITFSLSFPLFDGFATRSKVNQAGSDLKQLDLGEQDLKEGIKLEVKEAVTSLDLAKETILSQQETVNQAKESLRIAKVQYAQGIITSLEEMDAELALTFAQINYLQALADYLRAQAQYNKAVGQE